The Panicum virgatum strain AP13 chromosome 3N, P.virgatum_v5, whole genome shotgun sequence genome includes the window GCAGTAGGCGTGTGGGTCCCCGTGGTGATGTAGGCCGGTGCGAGCACCCTCCTCCCCACGACCGCGATGGCCTCGGTGGTCAACCTCGCACACGGCCCTGCTGGTGCCGTTGTCCCCTTGACGTGGGTGGCCGCCCTCACGTCCGCCGCCAAGAGCTGCGTGCTCGCGGTCGCGGCGGGGAGCAGCGTCCCCCTCGCCAACACCGTGGCGTGCGTGCTCGCATGCTTGGGACGAAGCCCGGGGGTATGCGTGGCCGATGCTGTAGCATCTAGTGCGTAGTTGGACAACCTCTTTTTTCCGGGCGCGGAGTTCGCTCCGCTTTGTACACCGCGGCCACTACGATCGGGGGAGCGGACGCAGCGTCGGACGCCATCTTCCTCGCTTTTGGCGGTGACGTTCTTCTCGAGGTCGGTGCGAGGACTTTGGTCCCCACGAGCGCCTCTGCCTCGGCGGCGGTCGATCTCGCGCAGGGCCTTGCTGTGGGCGTTGTCCCCTTGGCACGGGTAGCCGCCCTCGCATTCACCGCCGAGGGATGCGTGCTCGCGGCGGGATGATCCTCCTGCCGACGTCGCGACGGGCGTCCTCGCGTCCAGCTGGGTGGATGTGGATGGCCTCTGGGTTGCCggcaccccctccgccgctgctgccctccTCGCTCCTGAAGATGGCGTCCCCTCTAGCAAACGCCAGGATGGCGCTGGACCGCGGAGCTCTGGGAATGACCTGAAGCGCCACCTCTATGCTGCCCCGCATGTCGGGATCCCGCAGGTTCCATTGGTGCTAAGCCGTCGGAAGATAACTCTGATGGAAGGAGTGGGAGCACGGCATCACCCTGAGCGTGTCGCCTTCCTCGAAGGCCCAACGACACACCGTGCAGCCCTGCTCCACCGTCTCCTCCGCCCTCGTCGTGGGCAGAGCCAGGATCGCCTTGCCCGAGGTGGGCACGTTGAAGAAACGCTGCGACTCGAGAAACACTGCCACCATCTCCACCTGCGATTCGACCATGGCGGCCATGATCTCTTTCATCATCTTAGCCGGGAGCGGGATCATTGCCACACCCTCGTCTTCCTCACGCCACCTGCGGCTGCGGCAAGGCTGCCGGTCGTCGCGCCGCCGGTCTTGGCTCTTGCAGATCCTCCTGATCAGTTGCCAGGAACGGAAATTGATGGATGGTGCTGGAACGAATTAAAGGGGCACCCTAGAttatatttataggctgggGCACGCACGATAGAAGCCGGGTCCGACTACAAGCCCAAATCCATCGGCTTCGTTCGGAAAAACCTTGACTCCGACTTGGCAAAACGCCTTGCTAGTCAAGACAATCAGGAGGACTAGTAGGTGCGGCAACCGGGCCAAACACAAAAGGAGGATGTAACTTCTCTTTGACACGgtcgctgacatgtgggcccgagTCATACAAACAGCATAGCACCTGTGGATGGTTAACAATCAAGTCAACAAGGTCAGCGACAAAAGCCAGGTTCAATTTCTCTGCCTTGTTGTGTCAAGCTGTCACGAGACGATATCAGTATGTACTTCTGCCGCACTCAAGAATTTTCCACACGGTGTCTCGCCACAAAACCACCGCTCGCCATTTTGTGTTATGTCACCAAGTACTTGGAGCCCTGGAGGTTTCCAAGAAAACACTCCGGCAAGCAGGTTGTCTGCCCTGCGCCAGAACTAAACAAGCAGAACTAAACAAGTTATCCTTTTCTTCAGTCTCGTGAGTGAATTCCTAGCACTGTAGCTGAGTATAAGCTAATCTAAGTAGCCCGGCCGACCAGTATCAGATACGATACGACATGACTGAGGACTCCAGAAATGGAAGTTATTTCTGAATCTAGGAATTAGGAAATGAAAATGCTTGCAGATTGCACTGAAAGAACACGAACTACTAGTTGGAGACAGCCAGGGACTGGACAAGTACAAGAAACAACACAGCACTTGCAATAGAGTGCTAGCTGCTAGAGTGCGCAAGAACTTGTAAAAAACAGTGGAGTCAACGAGGAGCCAAGTCAAGAGAATGGACAGACGCCACTGCTAGCTGCTAGAGTGCTAGTCCTTCAGGCAGGACAAAATCAGGAGACTCTCGTAGTCTTGTTCCGCGTTCTTGGCAATCTCGGTGAAATCTACCTACGCCCGCGACGCGATCCGGACGCGCTCACCAATTTTCCACACGCGGCATCGCTCATCCTCGCATCACTGCACTTGCTACTTAATTGCTCCCGGGCTCCGAGCTTCCCAAGAAAACATTCCAAAAAGAAAATTCCCACACGCTCCGATCCAAACGGGGAGAGACACAATGTCAGTTGACGTTGACcccggccggcgagctccggcgccggccactCCTGCCACCACGGCGGCCAGGGACGCCTACTTCCTCTGGGAGCTGCGCAAGTACGTGCTGCTGCAGGCCACGCTTGCGGCAAGCGTCACCTACTCGGCGGGGCTGTGCCCGCCGGGAGGCTTCTGGGACGACAACGACGGCgtgcggctcgccggcgaccccgtGCTCCAGGTCACCTACGCCCGCCGCTACACGCTTTTCTTCTACTTCAACGCCACCGCCTTCATCGCTTCCATCATCACCGTCAACCTCCTCCTCGTGCACTCgctgagccgccgccgctggtggctCCGGGCGCTCCAGGCCGCCATGATCCTCGACCAGTTGGGCCTCATGGGGGCCTACGCCGCCGGCAGCTGCAGGGACGTCGCCATGTCCGCCTACATCGTCGCCCTGGTGGCGATGGTCTCGTCCTACGTCTGCGCCCATGTCCTGCTCTTCACGTTGTGCGCCTTGAGGAggcacgcgcacgccgccgccgccggcgaggacgccATGCCTGAAGAAGCCCACGAAGCGGTGGAGCGCTCGCGCAAGTACCTCCTCATCTTCGCGACTCTTGTCGCGACAGTGACGTACCAAGCTGGGCTGAGCATGCCAGGCGGGTTCCTGTCGGCGGACAGCCAGGACAGCGACCACCTCGCCGGGGACCCCATGCTCCACGACCACCATCCCGACCGCTTCATGGGCTTCTTCTACTTCAACACCACGGCGTTCGTGGCGTCCCTGGTCGTGATCATGCTCCTCATGAGCAGGACCGTGGCGCGCCACGGCTTCCGGTCGTGCGCGCTCTGGGTGTGCACGGGCGCCGCTCTCATCGGCCTCACGGGCGCCTTCTCCGTCGGGAGCAGCAGAAGCGTCAAGACTTCCATCTACGTCATCGCGTTGGTGGCTGCTATTCTGCTCTACATCGGCCTTCAGGTTCTGGTGTTCTTGTGCAAGCCTGTGGAGAATTGGGTCCACAGTGCCCAAAAAACATTGCAAAAATGTCTGAAATTGGACAGGATTCAGCCACAACAAGATCACCGGGTTCAGGCAGTATCTGATCCACAAGCCCTGAGTGCGGATCAGCTTCTTCAGAAGTCCCGCATGTACCTGCTTCTGCTCGGGATTCTGGCGGCGAGCGTGACGTACCAAGCAGGACTGAACCCACCGGGTGGCTTCTGGGAAGCAAATGCTGCCGATGGTCTGCATCACTACCTAGCAGGTGACCCAGTCCTTCACATCACATACCCCCGGAGATATCTGGCTTTCTTCTACTGCAATGCCACAGCCTTTGTCGCGTCGCTGGTTATTCTGATCCTGCTCCTCAGCAACATATTCAGCACCCAGGGAATCAAGTACTGCGCATTGCAGGTTGCCATGATCCTGGACCTTCTTGGACTGATTGGTGCGTATGCTGCTGGAAGTTGCAGGCAAGTGTCCAAATCCGTGTACATCTCGGTGCTTGTGGTTCCAGTGTTCCTCTACGTCGGCATCCATGTTCTGGTGTTCATGTTAGAAGTCTTCCCAAACCATGCGACCTGGAGGGAAATGGTGAAGGCGAAGCTGGAGCGGTTTGTGCCCAATTGGCTTAAGAAGCTGTTTGAGCTGCAGGCCGGGGAGGAAGATGAGGAACTGGAATGGAAATTAGAGAAGAGACGAAAGCTTCTGCTGCTCCTTGCCATTCTCGCAGCAAGCCTCACCTACCAGGCAGGCATGAGTCCCCCGGGCGGCTTCTGGCAAGAGAACAAGACAGGCCATGTCGTCGGCAACCCAGTGCTCAGCGACAACTACCCACGCCGCTACCTGGCTTTCTTTTACTGCAACGCAACTGCCTTCGTTGCGTCTCTGGCCATCATCATGCTGCTGGTGAACAGAAAGCTTTCGGCGAGAGGGATACAGTCCCACGCGCTCAGGGTGTGCGTGATCCTTGACCTGATTGGGCTCATGGGTGCGTTCGCCGCTGGGAGCTCCAGGAAGGTATCAACATCCATCTATGTCTTCGTCCTGGTCTTTGCAGTTCTAGTCTGCATCGCGCTTCAAGTTATTCTGGTTGTATCAGAGTCAGTTCAGCATCTTGTGCAGAGACTTCTATCATTTTTCGGCATACTGGACGAAGAATCCAGTGACATATTGCCTCATAGGGCCACCAATGGAGGGGCGCGAGATCTCTGGGGTGAAAAGTTGCCCAAATACTTGTTGCTGATCGCTGCACTTGCAGCTACTGTCACTTACCAAGCCGCCATGAACCCGCCCGGTGGCCTCTGGGATGATGGCCAAACTGCCCACATAGCCGGTGACCCGGTTCTTCGGAGCAGCTATCCACATCGGTACAAGGCTTTCTTCTACTGCAATGCGACTTCCTTCATGGCGTCTCTGGTGATCATGGTCTTGCTTCTGATCAAGCGAGTATGCAGGGCAAAACCGGCCATCTTGGCACTGCACACTGCCACGGTACTCAACTTATTTGGCCTGATGGGTGCGTATGCTGCTGGGAGCTGCAGGAGAATGAGAACCTCTGCATACATCTTGGCATTAGTGATCGGGGTTTCTGCGTACattgttgttcttcttgttGTGTCCATAGGTGTCGCAAAATGGCTGGAAAAAGTCATGGATAAGCTCGTGGAACGAATGATCTGGTGCTTCTCTCCAGAAGATTTGTGAAACTAGGCACCATGAGCATAAAAAGAAGTCACAAGTGTGATTGTAATACTTTGTACATTCATTTTCGAACTCTTCCTAGGCTTTCAAGTCTAACATAGCGCCTTTTCTGAAATTTGATGTAATTTGATTAGTTCATTTGTATCATCTCTTGGAAATGACCCTACATTAGTTGTGGAAAATGTGTTCTTTTTTACTTTTCCACTAGTGTTATTTTTCAGGAAAGGCGTGTGCTATACATTATAGTGCTAAAAGGTCTCAAAGGTTAAGCACCATGACAAAACATAAATATGCGCgtgtgtgacagaaccgccaagttaaagcgcttaattaagcgtaaccgccatcatttgaacgcattaggcatattagcttaattaagtgtaacctgacagcccgttttcaacccacaggccgattgTAACACACCAGAAGTTTCACACGATggcgagcacagacggtaccagcatgatacaattttacaaaaatagtaataaattttaAAATGCTTACAAAATAGCTTTCACTTTAGAATTAACATAAGAAATGATAGCAGCGGAAGAGAGAGTCTAACTTGTGGAAAAATTTTCAATGAAAATcagatgaaataaaataaagcaaAACTACGACAGCACGAGGACGTCatatcgagcccaccgatgtttatcttggttagcttctatacctgaaacagggtaaacaataaaccctgagtataataatactcagcaagacttacccgactattgggtatacttagtccacatatctagacaGTGAATCCTTATTTTCAATAATTTAGCTCAAGAATTTCATATAGATAGGCTATCAACTAATATTTGCATATCTAAAGCAATCATGGTGGAGCATTAAATAACAATTCAAAGTAATCATCATATATCTTTCATATTCCATCTCATTACTACGaggcgacaaagagatcaaggccctcatatccgcgagacacggcgaatcgatccgatttaaccttgcaaggtggacctatccaacacggcacgcataagccccgtcaaaccacacgcaccaactattcccctccccgcctcgaactacagaaccgccccacctacatatagtcagccaagccctacgagagaccgccaaaagtaaatacatgcatcccaattctccgcggccactcaaCTACCCTAAGGCGAACCGTGACTGAATATTTCTTTcgggggctcttcaccctcgagggaaccttattccgaggccttactgatcaggggttcgaagcctggcccgtcgagggttcgacaggcgccccagatcgccagagtcagggactgcatggatgtgtcgtacaagctaccctcaaacgcggagttcgagatgtcctacgcagtgttcaaggccagtcgagggtgcctagcagggggatcccaacAAGGGAGAgtatcgagccctcggaccctatcgaatgggtctgagccccgcctagcgaacctttgcgagcactttatgtgacgtgtccacggaccacgagccgacccttatcgaacggggcacggacgtccacttgaactacccgataatagctcactgaagcagccatagctcgcggcccgggcatgggtagcatggtgcgcttcacccctcctccctgcggaagggcgacgagggccgtaataaaagtcgagggttccctgaaCGCCTTTACGCAGGCCGGGGCTCGGgagctcctcgcacaccgcggctcgggccgcaccctcgaatggatcgacgaccgtcgattatgaagttccatgtgtttaaccaaaacccccactcttGACGCGCGCCTGCCAGATGGTTCAGCCGGACACTGGGTCGCTGTTCCAGCACGAAAAacaccgaggccggctgaaaggagtgtcgatgccggctgaaaaagacgctggacggccacctcagtgaagcaaccaagcaggacgacatttatagcccttggacgagtgcaaacactcctccaaggcctcgggagctacacccgcgggtgcgctgacgcgcccccgcggaggaaacttcacacattcaagGACCAAAATCCCCTGCAGGGGTGGTGCCCCACCCATACACTTTCGGTCGTCCTCTCCGCGAAGGAGGAGACTTCATTGATCTTTGcgaacaaagattacaaagggttactgGCTTAAAGCCGTTGAAAagtacaaacgcattgccacctgcgtggcaattttccctgtcttgggtaGGAGTGAGcgccgatgaagagcaccgagtccttagccggcgcgacggccaggctgctcgggattgcgaggagcagcccccagaccgcacgggtccagcgggatgccctcctcgcaagatttcttctagcatc containing:
- the LOC120663537 gene encoding uncharacterized protein LOC120663537, whose translation is MSVDVDPGRRAPAPATPATTAARDAYFLWELRKYVLLQATLAASVTYSAGLCPPGGFWDDNDGVRLAGDPVLQVTYARRYTLFFYFNATAFIASIITVNLLLVHSLSRRRWWLRALQAAMILDQLGLMGAYAAGSCRDVAMSAYIVALVAMVSSYVCAHVLLFTLCALRRHAHAAAAGEDAMPEEAHEAVERSRKYLLIFATLVATVTYQAGLSMPGGFLSADSQDSDHLAGDPMLHDHHPDRFMGFFYFNTTAFVASLVVIMLLMSRTVARHGFRSCALWVCTGAALIGLTGAFSVGSSRSVKTSIYVIALVAAILLYIGLQVLVFLCKPVENWVHSAQKTLQKCLKLDRIQPQQDHRVQAVSDPQALSADQLLQKSRMYLLLLGILAASVTYQAGLNPPGGFWEANAADGLHHYLAGDPVLHITYPRRYLAFFYCNATAFVASLVILILLLSNIFSTQGIKYCALQVAMILDLLGLIGAYAAGSCRQVSKSVYISVLVVPVFLYVGIHVLVFMLEVFPNHATWREMVKAKLERFVPNWLKKLFELQAGEEDEELEWKLEKRRKLLLLLAILAASLTYQAGMSPPGGFWQENKTGHVVGNPVLSDNYPRRYLAFFYCNATAFVASLAIIMLLVNRKLSARGIQSHALRVCVILDLIGLMGAFAAGSSRKVSTSIYVFVLVFAVLVCIALQVILVVSESVQHLVQRLLSFFGILDEESSDILPHRATNGGARDLWGEKLPKYLLLIAALAATVTYQAAMNPPGGLWDDGQTAHIAGDPVLRSSYPHRYKAFFYCNATSFMASLVIMVLLLIKRVCRAKPAILALHTATVLNLFGLMGAYAAGSCRRMRTSAYILALVIGVSAYIVVLLVVSIGVAKWLEKVMDKLVERMIWCFSPEDL